Proteins from a single region of Hordeum vulgare subsp. vulgare chromosome 6H, MorexV3_pseudomolecules_assembly, whole genome shotgun sequence:
- the LOC123401912 gene encoding uncharacterized protein LOC123401912, with amino-acid sequence MDSVPLTAEAIAFTEKKMDMTLEDIIKMSKKKVPAGKKAPRQQVKKRPFQNGNSNQGKAKVQRFHESRSSIRQGVLAQRRSNLDANQFQITKQAANKAATMPVRGRADRWNKPSGPSTSAQRRPVSEALQNSKGKEMQNEPPRTMDALFAQMKQQRMRIMPPQQSNATRGHQVNQQRRGQQQQRRGRGVYGVRSGGGNR; translated from the exons ATGGATTCAGTGCCACTCACTGCTGAAGCTATTGCCTTTACTGAGAAAAAGATGGACATGACTCTGG AGGATATTATTAAGATGTCAAAGAAAAAAGTTCCTGCAGGCAAGAAAGCCCCTAGACAGCAG GTAAAAAAGCGTCCTTTCCAGAATGGTAATAGTAATCAAGGGAAGGCAAAGGTTCAGCGATTTCATGAGTCTAGATCATCTATCCGACAA GGTGTTCTGGCACAAAGGAGGTCAAATCTTGATGCAAATCAGTTCCAAATCACAAAGCAGGCTGCAAACAAGGCTGCTACTATGCCTGTGCGTGGTAGGGCTGACAGATGGAacaaaccaag TGGCCCGTCTACCTCAGCACAGAGGAGGCCCGTAAGCGAGGCTCTTCAGAACAGCAAG GGTAAGGAGATGCAGAATGAGCCTCCAAGGACAATGGATGCGCTCTTTGCACAGATGAAGCAGCAGCGGATGAGGATCATGCCACCGCAGCAGTCAAATGCTACCCGTGGCCATCAGGTTAACCAGCAGCGGCGTGgtcagcagcagcagcggcgagGCAGAGGGGTATATGGTGTCCGCAGTGGTGGTGGTAACCGATGA